From Juglans regia cultivar Chandler chromosome 6, Walnut 2.0, whole genome shotgun sequence, the proteins below share one genomic window:
- the LOC108994541 gene encoding protein NRT1/ PTR FAMILY 3.1, producing MMEKKGGHGTRKKGGLVTMPFIFANEVSEKLAVVGFNANMISYLTTQLHMPLTKAANTVTNIGGTASLTPLLGAFLSDAYVGRFWTVTVASIIYQIGMILLTLSAVLPQLRPPPCEVGTQVCQEADFGQVAILYISLLLGALGSGGIRPCVVAFGADQFDEADPKQNTKTWKYFNWYYFVMGVSILVAVTVLVYIQDNVGWGWGLGVPTIAMLISIVTFIGGYPLYRNLDPAGSPFTRLVQVMVAAYRKRKLPMVSDPKLLYQNDELDASISLGGKLLHTKHMKFFDKAAIVTEEDKQLKYGEAPNLWRLNTVHRVEELKSVIRMGPIWAAGILLITAYAQQGTFSLQQAKTMDRHLSKSFEIPAGSMSVFTYSTMLLTIVFYDRIFIPVARHFSGLDRGINFLHRMGIGFAISILATLVAGFIEVKRKNAAMASGLIDHPHSIIPISAFWLVPQYSLHGMAEAFMSIGHLEFFYDQAPESMRSTAMALFWLAISFGNYVSSLLVSIVHKCSAGPNGSNWLKDDNLSKGKLEYFYWLITLLQVVNLIYYLCCAKLYTFKPIQIKSKEGGSSEEGGMELANRV from the exons atgatgGAGAAGAAAGGGGGCCATGGCACGAGGAAAAAGGGAGGGCTTGTCACAATGCCCTTCATTtttg CAAATGAGGTTTCTGAGAAGTTGGCTGTGGTGGGATTTAATGCAAATATGATTAGCTATTTAACAACACAGCTGCATATGCCATTAACCAAAGCAGCTAACACCGTTACCAACATTGGAGGCACTGCTAGCTTGACACCTTTGCTCGGAGCCTTCCTCTCTGATGCCTATGTCGGCCGCTTCTGGACTGTAACTGTTGCTTCCATCATTTACCAAATT ggAATGATTCTCTTAACACTATCGGCAGTACTTCCACAACTAAGGCCACCCCCATGTGAAGTTGGTACTCAAGTATGTCAAGAAGCTGACTTCGGACAGGTGGCAATTCTCTACATATCTCTCTTACTTGGAGCCCTAGGATCTGGTGGGATCCGACCCTGTGTTGTGGCATTCGGGGCGGACCAGTTTGATGAGGCGGATCCTAAGCAAAACACAAAGACATGGAAATATTTCAACTGGTACTATTTTGTCATGGGGGTATCCATATTAGTGGCTGTGACAGTGCTTGTCTATATTCAGGATAATGTTGGATGGGGTTGGGGCCTTGGAGTTCCAACCATTGCCATGCTTATTTCAATTGTTACCTTTATTGGTGGGTACCCACTTTACCGGAACTTGGATCCGGCTGGGAGTCCATTTACTCGGTTGGTGCAGGTGATGGTGGCAGCTTACAGGAAGAGAAAGTTGCCCATGGTTTCTGATCCTAAATTACTGTACCAGAATGATGAGCTTGATGCCTCCATTTCCCTGGGTGGGAAGCTTCTCCACACTAAGCACATGAA GTTTTTTGACAAGGCAGCCATAGTGACAGAAGAAGACAAGCAACTCAAATATGGGGAAGCACCCAACCTATGGAGACTAAACACAGTTCATCGAGTGGAAGAACTAAAATCAGTGATCCGAATGGGGCCAATATGGGCAGCAGGAATCCTCCTCATCACAGCCTACGCACAACAGGGCACATTCTCCCTGCAGCAAGCCAAAACCATGGACAGGCACCTCTCAAAATCCTTCGAAATCCCTGCTGGATCAATGTCTGTCTTCACCTACAGCACCATGCTCCTCACCATCGTATTCTACGACCGCATCTTCATCCCCGTAGCCCGCCACTTCTCCGGCCTCGACCGCGGCATCAACTTCCTCCACCGGATGGGAATTGGGTTCGCCATCTCCATCTTGGCCACTCTGGTTGCAGGTTTCATCGAAGTGAAGCGCAAAAACGCCGCCATGGCAAGCGGCCTCATCGATCATCCTCATTCCATCATTCCCATATCAGCGTTTTGGCTTGTGCCACAGTACAGCCTGCATGGGATGGCAGAAGCTTTCATGTCAATTGGACATCTGGAGTTTTTCTACGACCAGGCACCAGAAAGCATGAGGAGCACAGCCATGGCACTGTTTTGGTTGGCCATTTCTTTTGGGAATTATGTGAGCTCGCTTCTGGTTTCCATAGTGCATAAGTGCAGTGCAGGTCCAAACGGATCAAACTGGCTGAAGGATGACAACCTGAGTAAGGGAAAGTTGGAGTACTTTTACTGGTTGATCACGTTATTGCAAGTTGTTAACTTGATATATTACCTTTGTTGTGCGAAACTGTACACATTTAAGCCCATTCAGATCAAAAGCAAAGAAGGTGGAAGCTCTGAAGAAGGAGGAATGGAGTTAGCTAACAGGGTTTAA